The Bacillus sp. Marseille-Q1617 genome has a segment encoding these proteins:
- the glp gene encoding gephyrin-like molybdotransferase Glp — protein MVEKRTPIKVTDAVQRVMKRSPAGEVERVDIEHVYGRYLGEDLTAKHDVPHFDKSPYDGFALKAIDTKTASRQTPVTLEVIAEIGAGSVHKGVVQRGEAVRIMTGAKIPAGCDVVVMLELAESFSLEGRDFVRINRGCNEGDNISRRGEDTQKGTVLAKKGTYINPGIAALLATFGYKEVPVSVKPRVGVLATGSELLEVGDELEPGKIRNSNTYMILSQIERAGGEAVYFGQFADEFEVCYQQVVSALQQVDMLITTGGVSVGDYDYLPEIYEEMEAGVLFNKIGMRPGSVTTVAEKDGKLLFGLSGNPSACYVGFELLTRPVIRKFLHSPAPFLQSVTGILGSDFKKPNPFTRFVRGSIRFENGRIMAYPSGLDKSSAVASLADTNALIVLPGGTRGYEEGMTVQILLVENQEGQSRMLIDKE, from the coding sequence ATGGTAGAGAAACGGACGCCTATTAAGGTAACGGATGCTGTGCAGAGGGTGATGAAGCGGTCACCGGCAGGAGAAGTGGAAAGGGTGGATATCGAGCACGTATATGGACGATATCTAGGGGAGGATTTAACGGCAAAACACGATGTCCCCCACTTTGACAAGTCTCCTTACGATGGATTTGCTTTAAAGGCAATCGATACGAAGACAGCTTCAAGACAAACGCCGGTCACACTTGAAGTAATCGCAGAAATAGGAGCTGGAAGTGTACATAAAGGAGTCGTACAGCGGGGGGAAGCAGTTCGGATCATGACCGGGGCCAAGATACCTGCCGGGTGTGATGTCGTGGTCATGCTCGAGCTTGCGGAATCTTTCAGCCTGGAGGGAAGAGATTTCGTCAGGATCAACCGTGGCTGCAATGAAGGAGATAATATTTCGCGCAGAGGCGAAGATACTCAAAAGGGAACGGTGCTTGCTAAAAAAGGAACGTATATCAACCCCGGGATTGCAGCTCTCCTTGCAACGTTCGGATACAAGGAAGTACCTGTCAGCGTCAAACCGAGAGTCGGTGTGCTGGCAACGGGGAGTGAGTTATTGGAAGTAGGCGATGAATTAGAACCTGGTAAAATACGAAACAGTAACACTTATATGATTCTTTCTCAAATAGAAAGGGCAGGAGGAGAAGCTGTTTATTTCGGTCAATTCGCTGATGAATTCGAGGTCTGCTACCAGCAGGTGGTGTCCGCTCTCCAACAGGTGGATATGCTCATCACGACAGGGGGCGTGTCAGTCGGTGATTATGATTATTTGCCTGAGATTTATGAGGAGATGGAAGCGGGGGTGCTCTTTAATAAAATCGGCATGCGGCCCGGCAGCGTCACGACAGTCGCGGAAAAAGACGGGAAGCTTTTGTTCGGATTATCGGGTAATCCTTCAGCTTGTTATGTAGGATTTGAGCTCCTCACAAGACCTGTCATCAGAAAGTTTCTTCATAGTCCAGCACCATTTCTTCAGTCTGTGACAGGGATCTTGGGCAGCGATTTCAAAAAGCCTAATCCATTTACCCGCTTCGTCCGGGGAAGTATCAGATTTGAAAATGGCAGAATCATGGCTTATCCCTCGGGACTTGATAAATCAAGCGCTGTCGCTTCACTCGCTGACACGAATGCACTGATCGTCTTACCTGGAGGAACAAGGGGTTATGAAGAAGGCATGACAGTCCAAATCCTCCTCGTGGAAAATCAAGAAGGCCAATCTCGGATGTTAATAGATAAAGAGTAA
- a CDS encoding molybdenum cofactor biosynthesis protein MoaE — translation MELFEVKSEPLSLEEITKKVERREAGAITTFIGTVREWTKDKRTLYLEYQAYEPMAAKMLAQIGKEAEEKWPGTKMAISHRIGRLEISDIAVIIAVSSPHRKAAYEANEYAIERIKDIVPIWKKEHWESGEEWIGNQKETVPYPSGRPHL, via the coding sequence ATGGAGTTATTTGAAGTGAAATCAGAGCCGCTTTCTTTAGAAGAAATCACAAAAAAAGTAGAACGCAGAGAAGCCGGTGCCATTACTACATTTATCGGTACCGTAAGAGAGTGGACCAAAGACAAACGTACTCTCTACCTGGAATATCAGGCTTATGAACCGATGGCAGCCAAGATGCTTGCCCAAATAGGAAAAGAAGCGGAAGAGAAGTGGCCAGGGACGAAAATGGCGATTTCCCACCGTATCGGCAGATTGGAAATTTCCGATATTGCCGTGATCATCGCCGTCTCTTCGCCGCATCGTAAAGCTGCCTATGAAGCAAATGAGTATGCCATCGAACGAATTAAAGATATCGTTCCAATTTGGAAAAAAGAACATTGGGAATCCGGGGAGGAATGGATCGGAAACCAAAAGGAAACCGTACCGTATCCATCAGGCCGGCCTCATCTTTAA
- the moaD gene encoding molybdopterin converting factor subunit 1: protein MIKILLFAGLREETGKSEIEIEADNLSISGLKQELRETYHSLSLNGAMIAVNEEYATEDTVVKSGDVVAFIPPVSGG from the coding sequence ATGATCAAGATTCTATTATTTGCTGGATTACGTGAAGAAACAGGGAAGAGTGAGATAGAGATAGAAGCTGACAATCTTTCTATTTCAGGTCTTAAACAGGAGCTGCGGGAAACATATCACTCTCTCAGTCTTAACGGTGCAATGATCGCCGTTAACGAGGAGTATGCAACAGAAGACACAGTGGTTAAAAGCGGCGATGTCGTAGCGTTTATTCCTCCAGTAAGCGGTGGGTGA
- a CDS encoding hemerythrin domain-containing protein, whose amino-acid sequence MSTNHQPEELCEALQMLRNEHIQLNEQKLDLFEEAGGLMKESSPEKRMEKLTELRSKVKAFMKALEPHSQKEEGHLFELMASYIGRSHGPIVVMEMEHDQAKELISAFLKETEVMSGDREFVHETCKLVIEAHHVLTSHFMKEEQILFPMAQNLLSEDEKERLLEAVREVSK is encoded by the coding sequence ATGTCTACGAACCATCAGCCAGAAGAACTATGCGAAGCCTTACAGATGTTAAGAAATGAACATATACAGTTAAATGAGCAAAAGCTGGATTTATTTGAAGAAGCCGGCGGCCTCATGAAAGAAAGTTCACCCGAAAAACGCATGGAAAAACTGACAGAGCTGCGCAGTAAAGTCAAAGCCTTTATGAAAGCACTCGAGCCTCATTCCCAAAAGGAAGAAGGACACTTGTTTGAATTAATGGCTTCATATATTGGCCGCAGCCACGGTCCAATTGTCGTGATGGAAATGGAACATGATCAGGCGAAGGAATTAATCTCAGCTTTCCTCAAGGAAACGGAAGTGATGAGCGGCGATCGGGAATTCGTGCACGAAACATGCAAGCTGGTCATTGAAGCACACCATGTACTCACTTCGCACTTTATGAAGGAAGAACAGATATTGTTTCCAATGGCACAAAACCTATTGTCCGAGGATGAAAAAGAGAGATTATTAGAGGCTGTTAGAGAGGTGTCTAAATAG